aattttttcaacgattcgtaatttattgatcatggaatgaaaaagttgcaatcaattcattggtTTTTCTATGTaacgaaataaaatacaacatttagattcaatgatcatcaaaagcAATGGTAacaataaattattgataaaattcaCCTCCAAacttgaaaattatcatcatttaaatggATCATATATACACGTcgacaataaaaacaaatgaatgaatgatatcgCAGTAGACGGAATATGGattatgattaattgatggttgtcgttttttgcagtttgaaaattcaaaattttttctggataCTTTCGGACAGGATTATGATACACAGCTGCTACGacgaaatttaaaattcaaacgaTCAACACATTAATATCaggattgatgattatggtagTCGAACAAAATCGATTAGACATATAATACAGATCAAATGATATCAATAGAAATTTTCTTAAATTAGTTCTGAAACCACGCCACCAAATCAGAGATATATACAATCGTTTATcgttttactttttttttcatttacaattATTTGATATTGTAACACTTATGTTTTGAGCCGCATGCAAGTAAAGATTCTGCGCTAAATAGATATAACTACtctaaatttttcttttgcccAAAACGGTAGCTCCACGTCAGgctaaataataaaatccattaaaatttttaatcaacaaGAAATATTTGGACACCATTGCCGGCATTCAGTGCACAAATGAcattattttaatcaatcgatccatGATAACCTCTTGCATTGTTTACATTGTGTTTTAGGAATTTTCCCATTATTATCAGAGTTGTttcatgatgacaattttaattcgtttaaatgaattattatgacaattttttcaaaattaaattggtTACGGTTCAATATTATGGCCAATATAGtgtctatttatttttttctatacatTTAATAACAAATAACTGATTAGTATATGGATTTCTCACTACAAGATGGCGCTCTTTTTCATGTGttagaaaattgaatttttttttatttcaagaaAATTTGATATCTTCTAAGGAATTAATAATGGGTATACCGCCATCATTATATTGTATTGTAGGTTTTCTTAATGTAGATTTGGTAGACGTTGGTGTTTTGGCGAAACCTTTATCAGTTCTTCGCATAAGACAAACATTATAGTTTGCATTCAATGCAGCTTTTGCTTctaaatatatatagatatatAAAGTAAAAGAATTTAGTtacataaaaaatgaatgatcaattctacgtaccattattattatcggtaataaataaaatttttgatggTGATTCACCAATTGCTTGGGCAATATTCCAATAGGATTGTGGATTACATTTATCACCAATggatgaatcgaaaaaatcatcaatcaactaaaaaggaaaattataaatatgaTTAACAAGACAGCATACGAAATAATACAATGTGTTTACCGGAAGACAATTTCCATGATTAGTACAGCAAAGTAATAATTGTTGAGCAGACACCATTGCCGAACTGAAAACAAAGATCTTGATTTGTTGTGAATGTTTCCAATTATGAAGAACGGTAGTGACCTCATCATATACATGGCCACGTAATAATCCATTTTCATAGCCCCAAATCCATAATAATATCTGTAGCTGTTTAATCTCTGATATACGATTACGATGTACAATATGTGCCAATGAATAATCACTGACCGATTTTATCACAGAATTTTTACCCGAAGACAATGGATAAATGTTAGGATCTATATTTTAATTatatcattttgaataaaattaaatgtaAATGCAAACTAAACATGCTTACAATCAGGATAATATTGTCGTGTTTCTCGCAATCGTTCAATCATCTCTTGACATTCTGGTCTATCGAACATTtcttcaaaatattttcgaaCATTATTCTTAGTGAATGGTAATAGGATGTGTGAAACGAATTTAATATCACTGATGGTTCCTTCAATATCCAACAATACGGCTATAGGTCGATTCATAGCAACCTGTTGAATAGGTTTTCGTGACATGATTGACCGATGCCATTGATCGAACAAACGTATTTAAATTTctataaaatttaattatttcaattaaaacaaattttatttcataatcaatcatcaattattattatatttttgaaaatgcaaattataattgaatcattacACTTAATAACTTCGACCAAACAATGTGTAAAATTTAGCCATTTGCTTGCATTGTGGATGAATGCACAATTGATCAGAAGCCAATGTGTGTGGCTGATGTAACGGGATACATAATGATTTGGCACCCATTAATGGACCACCACCTTGTTCAGCCACATCTTCTTTGGCTGAATCTTTTTTAATCTGATCTTCACATTCTTGTCGTCCACAGAATGGTGATTGAATTATCGATTTACATTCTAATCGTTCCAAAAATGTTGACCATGAATCAGTGACACACATGTTATCCAGCAATAATTTTTGCGCCCGTTCAAACATATCTTTTTGTATACGTTCCAATAGCTCTGGTATAACGACATCAGCCTCGGATATATTGTAGGCATATTTCACACCAGTATCTCGTCTAACtgttatgaatttttcttgttgtaaATCTTTGGGACCCAATTCAATACGTACTGGTACGCCTTTCAATTCCCAGTGATTGAATTTCCAACCAGGAGAATGATGTTCCTTATCATCTAATTCAACGCGAATATCTTTTCCGTTTATCAATTTATCACCAACAGTACGACAAGTGTACAataatttttccttttcttctgttgttgtcgaaGCTGTTATTCCACAAGGTACAATTACAACTTGTTTACATGCTACTCGTGGTGGCAATACTAATcctttatcatcaccatgtaTCATGATTAGAGCACCGATGGTTCGGGTAGAAATTCCCCATGAATTTTGATGGGCATAACATTTTTGTCCCGGTTTATCTGGATCTTCAAATTCTATGTTGAACATTTTAGAGAAATTTTGTCCCAAATAATGTGAAGTAGCTCCCTGAATACCACGGCCATTTACATGAACATAAGCTTCACATGTGGTAGTCATTTGACCACCAGcaaatttttccttttcagTTTTGCGCCCTTTTATAACTGGTATAGCTAAAAGTTCTTGATAAATATCAGCataaaaatctaaaattgCATAGACTTCTTCTAAAGCTTGTTGTTCGGTGGCAAACGCTGAATGGCCTTCTTGCCATAAAAATTCCCTAGTTCGTAGAAAAGGTGTAGGCTGTTTGAATTCCCATCGGACAACATTACACCATTGATTCAATCGTATTGGTAGATCACGATATGATTGTATCCATTTGGCGTATGATGGATACATTACTGTTTCAGATGTTGGACGTATAGCAATTGGCTCGGCTAAATCGGATGATCCGGATTTAGTTACCCATGCAACTTCAGGTGCAAAATCAGCGATATGAGTTTTTTCGGTTTCCAAAgcattttttgaaatgaacatTGGAAAATAACAATTCTGGACGCCTAAACGTTTTATACgttgatcaaaataatgtTGTATCGATTCCCAAATCGAGTATGCCCATGGACGAAGTATATAACAGCCAGATACATCataatattcaatcatttcggCTTTCGTTATCACTTCCGTATACCATTCAGAATAATTATCactcttttttgtttcaataccTAAacgtgtttgttttttaacaGTTTTTGATCCAGCATCTTGCTGTTTTTGAGgatttttattctctttATCGGGAGACTTTGATGTTATTGAAGATTTTTCAGTTTTCTCTTTACTATTACCTTtgtttggtgatgattttgatggcTGATTAGCAGAAGGTGTAGAATCTGGTTTCAAATCTTGACCAGTTTGTtgtttaaaatcattttttaatttcagcaatatttgaatttctttctccaattgtgatttttcaactttttcaGCTTTCATTTTGCGAATTTTATCACCTTGTTCACGAATCTGACGATCCAAATCAATACTAGTAGTAGCGGTTGAAGgtgatgaacaatttttagTCTGTAGAGAATCTAACTTCCAATCTGAATCGGTAACTTGTTTGAATTCAGCTTTTAGTTTCAATAACAATTGTACttgttcatcaatttgttttttatcagCCTTTtctgatttcaattttctcacAAGATCACCTTGTTGGcgtattttattatcaagaTCACCAACACTGGAAGAATCATCACCACTGCTGGCCATTGGATTATTATCAGCTGATTTTGGTTTCCAATCGGCATTCCAATCACTTCCAGATTGCTGCTTGAATTGACTTTTGAATAAAAGCAATTTATCAacttcaattttaatttgttcTTTTGAtgcttttgtttgttttagcTGTCGAACTACATCGCCTTGTTTTCGAATAAAGGAATCTAGCTCGACAAGTGATGAagcgttattattatttttcaaagtttGAACAGGAGGAGGTTCAAcccaaatgtttttctttttccaatcTTGAACACGTTTAGGAAAAATATTCAGATCAGTACTACCATCGGgtattgaaatcaaatgaattggtCCAGGTTTACCGGAGCAATTTATCGTTGACATATCATATGATCTGTCACAAATAAAAAAGCCTTTTCGTTGTATCTGTATGATTCGACCTTTGGGCAATGTACTCAAATCACCATCGACAAAAGCTTCGATTACCATTTTAGAATCACGattcaaaaattctttaaaatcatcatccttTCCAAGAACTggttttttgattatattgtCAAAATAGACAAGCATTGCCGGTATTTTTGTCGTTTCTTCCAACCATGTAACCTTCAAAGTCTTTTTGAAATCTTTGTTATCCAAATCTAGTTTAGCTTTGATTGCCGTAACCAACCCATCAGAAGATCGTTCAATGGAGGTTATCTTTAAATTACCCCATTGTATAAATGTGACAGCTGTATTGGGCTGAACAAGTTGAGCATCTTGTTGATCAATCCACAAACGCTGCCCAATGGGTACTTGTCGTTGACCTAAATCTGAATTTTTAGGATGCAAAGCAGCCGATATGGTTTCATTTGGTTTGATAGTATCTTCAATAATGACAGGAACGGCATTCTCTTTTTCCACGGCAGAATAACGTAGAGCATCGGCATCGATTACTTTACGATTGAATGACCATATTTTATCCCAATCCATGACGACAACGGCTTTCGAAGAACCTTGTGCTGCaatgaacattttcaatcCCTCAACGGTCAAACCACGACGTAAAATTCCACGAACTGTTGGCATACGTGGATCATCCCAACCATCTACTAGACCCTAatcatgaataaaaaaaattggtattTTCTGgataattcaaataaaaagtAAAACTTACTTCTTCAACAAAATATGTTAGTTTACGCTTGGACAAAACGGTATGCATAAGATTGAGACGAGAATAAGCAGCAATTAAAGGTTTTCGAATTTTGAGGGCATCACAGAACCAATAATATTGAACATCACGATCCATATATTCGCTAGTACGCAAAGTATGAGTGATGCCTTCAATACTATCAACAATCGGGCAAGCAAAATCATAGGTGGGATAAGCACGATATTTGGTGCCTGTACGTGGATGTTCTTGTGGTTTACATCGATAAATTGTTGGATCTCGCATGGCACCATTGTCTGATTTCATATCAATTTTGGCTCGTAGACAATATGTTTGACCCTTGGTTGTTCCTTCCACCATTTCACGCCACATTTCTAAATTTTTCTCTACTGTATTCGATCGATTTTGTGATTCAATTCGTTCTTCACgttcttttttcatctgtTCCGCATTAGTATCATCAACATAGGCTAATCCAGAACGTATCATGTCCTCAGCTTTAGTCATCATTAAATCGAAATAATCAGAAGTATATGTTTGTCGATCCGGTTTGATGCCCAGTAATTCTACATCTCCTTCGATTATCTGTCGTGAATCGAATTGGTATTTAATTTAATCTCTTatatcaaatcattttgttatcATATAAATACCTTTTCAAACgattctttctctttttcgggatttgtatcatcaaaacgaaaaactaATTTGCCATTATATGCTTGTTGATAGTGAGCATTCAATAATGCTGCTTTTGCATGACCAATATGAAGATATCCACTGGCTTCTGGAGGGAATCGTACAACTACTTCTCCATCGATGGCACCTTccaatttgaaatatttacCCTCATCTTTGCAACCActgttttttgaatttgattctttgGTCGGTTTTTGGGGAGCTGGATTCACTGTGATAGAATCAACTTGAGCTTTTAAcacaacattttcatcagaTGTTTTCTTGACTGGTTCGacgtttgttgttttagAATCAACCTTAACTTGTTGAGGTGATTGTTTCGATTTCTTTTTATCTTTGCCCATTTTTTAAGTAATAcacagtcaaaaaaaaaatacgtgTGTAATCACGATTTTTTGCGAGTATTTCGGCTATTCTCGGACACGTGGAAACATCCAAAGCTAACAGACAAGCGGCTAAATATTGTAGttgtattttgtttcttttcttgtGTATTATCATTGAACTCAAAGTAAAATTCTTTTACAACAATAGTGAACAATTAGAGTGAAAATAgtatttcaaaattaaattcttgCAAAAACGGTTAGTTTATCATTTTGTCcattaatataataataatataatataacgaatttgatttcaataaaaaaaaataaaaataaaattcaataaattcaaatacaaagTATTCGAATAACATTAAATTATTCGAgtatatcaataataataacatgtCTGTATTATTAGCTCATAAAAATGGATTACAATCCCGTAATAaaacgattgatgatgatgatgatgacgagaatgaatataatcatatgaatcaaatcatcaccataatgatgatgatacagaTGGCTATATTGATAGTATGCgcttttcattatcatttaagTAAACCAACAAATCCTACACAAAAACGATGCCAAAATCgtacaattgatgatgaagtcgAAAATATTATTACAGATGAATCATCCAGTATAACGATGAATCCTACTGAAAATATATGGACTGTTGAAAGTTTAACGAAAAATTGCCTACAAacagaaaagaagaaataaattatgaatgcgcaacaaaaaacaactttaattcatttcaacagttttaaaatcattttcttttcaaaatcattcaataaattaatttcatttttaaaaaaaatgaatttacatTCTTTTCAAATGTCGCTTTATCCGCTGGACATTGATCTCATATTTCTTTTGCTAGGTGATGAAGAACTTTTTCGtcctaatgatgatgcttttGATTTGGCAATCAGCGATTGTCGCTTTTCTGACGATATGCTACTTTTCGATGTCAATGTTCGGCCAGTTGATGCaccaaattttgatttctgcgtcattgttgttggcgTTTCCATCGATGAATCACTAGATAATTGACTGCTCAATGGTGCATCAGTACTATCTTGAATTGTTGAAGTAGTTTGTTGCTGCTTTttaagtttttgttttggatatAACCAAAACGATCCATAAATTACAACGCCTATTACAACCAAAATCGTGATAGCTGATAATATGCCCAAAATCATTAATATAGAACTTTTTCCTTCACTTTGCCCTTCTGGTATTATGGCAATATTCGGTTTCGTTATTCTTTTCTGATCACTATCAATCTGCGGCGGTGTCGTAACGTATTCTTCGGCTTGATCTGGAACTTGTCCACAAATGAAAAGTTGAGCTGATGGTTTTGTTGCGAATTGTTTCTCCAGATTTCTGTTGAAAAATACCGATATATCAAAGAAGTATGCATTTGAATTATTCGATGAAATCAGAAACACGTAGTTATCCACTATGAATCCAAAACGAATACTagaaaacatttcaaatgttgaGCCAcaatcttcattatcatcggaATGTTGTAGACGGATACGTGTATTGTAACTCTTTACATGGAAACACAATTGTCCCAAAGGTTTTTCTTTCAGAAGAAATGACGTATATACCAACGTTTTCTTATTTTGCATTGCTAACATTAAATAATTCAGATGACTTTGGCCTGCAGAGGTATCGCTTTGAGTATCAGTACTCCAAATTGGAACGATATTAGCATTTTCGGACAAATCTTCTGTCAAGGaactaaaatcaaaaactCTTTCTTCATTTATATCTTGAAGCATTACACGATGCTTCAATTTATCCACCATATGGACAACAATAAATGGTCTGTTATAATCACTTTTTTGCGCAGCTAGATGAATATTTTGCAATGACGGGTCATTTGAAACACTTGTCTGAAAAGTTCCATCTTTCCAAAGATTTGGCAATCGAACTTCTGCTGTTGTAGCATTACCATTCACCAAATAGATTCGCTGATCTTTACcaaacaaatatttcatcCGATAATATGGATAAATGGCAAACGAATGTTTATTTGTATATTGCCAAATATGATTCTCAAATATGCCCATCGATAAAGTTTCATCCAACGAATATCCAGATTGTGAACAATCAACCGATTCCACCGTTCGAATATTAAGAGCAGTAAAggcgacaacaaaaaagactgcgatgatcaacattttcatttcgaacaaacaaaaataaaattcaataaatgaaaatgtcgaTGTAAAAGTGAATAAATGTTAAAATCATagtattttttaaaaaaaaatcatttaattactaaaaaaaaaattctcaattaGTTTGTTATTAAATTATGCTTTTTCGATatgctgtttgtttgttgttttttctgtataGATCCTTCACTAAAAGATGATGTTAtactttttaatttttgaagTGATTTCTTTCGCCGATTTCCATATACAATAGTTATAATTGTACCAAAAACAGTCAAAACAAATATACtgataatgaaaagaattttataaTCGAAATTAATAAGCCAACTTTGTTCTTCAATTATTGGTCTTGTAATTCGTTTTTTAGATGccattacattattattatcttgattttgaaattcatcagATTCTGTACAAGTAAAAATGtctttaaaattttttatcaaaaaatctGTCACTATGTTTGGTGCATAAAACAATGATTGATCGAAATGATATAAATTTTGTGTCAAAATCGATCCTAAATATACATATCCATAGGCCATATATGCAAAATCGATAGTAGACATTATTGATGCTGTTGAATGACATGTAACGTTtccatcgattgattgtaGACGGATTTTCGATCGATAAGAAtcttcaacaaaacaaagcatTCCATATGGTTTTCTATTTAAATATAACGaatcaaatacaaatgtttgatttttcttttcatcaatagttatgatcaaaaaatttatctgaTTTATAATAATGCTTGCATCATTATCAGCAGTCCAGATTGATATTATCTTGTCatgtttatattcatttgtcAATTCTTCAGCGATAAAGTAATAATTATTTCCTGTGCTCGATTGAATTACAATTTCATGAGTTGATTT
This is a stretch of genomic DNA from Dermatophagoides farinae isolate YC_2012a chromosome 2, ASM2471394v1, whole genome shotgun sequence. It encodes these proteins:
- the LOC124497324 gene encoding enolase-phosphatase E1; amino-acid sequence: MSRKPIQQVAMNRPIAVLLDIEGTISDIKFVSHILLPFTKNNVRKYFEEMFDRPECQEMIERLRETRQYYPDYPNIYPLSSGKNSVIKSVSDYSLAHIVHRNRISEIKQLQILLWIWGYENGLLRGHVYDEVTTVLHNWKHSQQIKIFVFSSAMVSAQQLLLCCTNHGNCLPLIDDFFDSSIGDKCNPQSYWNIAQAIGESPSKILFITDNNNEAKAALNANYNVCLMRRTDKGFAKTPTSTKSTLRKPTIQYNDGGIPIINSLEDIKFS
- the GluProRS gene encoding glutamyl-prolyl-tRNA synthetase isoform X1, producing MGKDKKKSKQSPQQVKVDSKTTNVEPVKKTSDENVVLKAQVDSITVNPAPQKPTKESNSKNSGCKDEGKYFKLEGAIDGEVVVRFPPEASGYLHIGHAKAALLNAHYQQAYNGKLVFRFDDTNPEKEKESFEKIIEGDVELLGIKPDRQTYTSDYFDLMMTKAEDMIRSGLAYVDDTNAEQMKKEREERIESQNRSNTVEKNLEMWREMVEGTTKGQTYCLRAKIDMKSDNGAMRDPTIYRCKPQEHPRTGTKYRAYPTYDFACPIVDSIEGITHTLRTSEYMDRDVQYYWFCDALKIRKPLIAAYSRLNLMHTVLSKRKLTYFVEEGLVDGWDDPRMPTVRGILRRGLTVEGLKMFIAAQGSSKAVVVMDWDKIWSFNRKVIDADALRYSAVEKENAVPVIIEDTIKPNETISAALHPKNSDLGQRQVPIGQRLWIDQQDAQLVQPNTAVTFIQWGNLKITSIERSSDGLVTAIKAKLDLDNKDFKKTLKVTWLEETTKIPAMLVYFDNIIKKPVLGKDDDFKEFLNRDSKMVIEAFVDGDLSTLPKGRIIQIQRKGFFICDRSYDMSTINCSGKPGPIHLISIPDGSTDLNIFPKRVQDWKKKNIWVEPPPVQTLKNNNNASSLVELDSFIRKQGDVVRQLKQTKASKEQIKIEVDKLLLFKSQFKQQSGSDWNADWKPKSADNNPMASSGDDSSSVGDLDNKIRQQGDLVRKLKSEKADKKQIDEQVQLLLKLKAEFKQVTDSDWKLDSLQTKNCSSPSTATTSIDLDRQIREQGDKIRKMKAEKVEKSQLEKEIQILLKLKNDFKQQTGQDLKPDSTPSANQPSKSSPNKGNSKEKTEKSSITSKSPDKENKNPQKQQDAGSKTVKKQTRLGIETKKSDNYSEWYTEVITKAEMIEYYDVSGCYILRPWAYSIWESIQHYFDQRIKRLGVQNCYFPMFISKNALETEKTHIADFAPEVAWVTKSGSSDLAEPIAIRPTSETVMYPSYAKWIQSYRDLPIRLNQWCNVVRWEFKQPTPFLRTREFLWQEGHSAFATEQQALEEVYAILDFYADIYQELLAIPVIKGRKTEKEKFAGGQMTTTCEAYVHVNGRGIQGATSHYLGQNFSKMFNIEFEDPDKPGQKCYAHQNSWGISTRTIGALIMIHGDDKGLVLPPRVACKQVVIVPCGITASTTTEEKEKLLYTCRTVGDKLINGKDIRVELDDKEHHSPGWKFNHWELKGVPVRIELGPKDLQQEKFITVRRDTGVKYAYNISEADVVIPELLERIQKDMFERAQKLLLDNMCVTDSWSTFLERLECKSIIQSPFCGRQECEDQIKKDSAKEDVAEQGGGPLMGAKSLCIPLHQPHTLASDQLCIHPQCKQMAKFYTLFGRSY
- the GluProRS gene encoding glutamyl-prolyl-tRNA synthetase isoform X2, which produces MGKDKKKSKQSPQQVKVDSKTTNVEPVKKTSDENVVLKAQVDSITVNPAPQKPTKESNSKNSGCKDEGKYFKLEGAIDGEVVVRFPPEASGYLHIGHAKAALLNAHYQQAYNGKLVFRFDDTNPEKEKESFEKIIEGDVELLGIKPDRQTYTSDYFDLMMTKAEDMIRSGLAYVDDTNAEQMKKEREERIESQNRSNTVEKNLEMWREMVEGTTKGQTYCLRAKIDMKSDNGAMRDPTIYRCKPQEHPRTGTKYRAYPTYDFACPIVDSIEGITHTLRTSEYMDRDVQYYWFCDALKIRKPLIAAYSRLNLMHTVLSKRKLTYFVEEGLVDGWDDPRMPTVRGILRRGLTVEGLKMFIAAQGSSKAVVVMDWDKIWSFNRKVIDADALRYSAVEKENAVPVIIEDTIKPNETISAALHPKNSDLGQRQVPIGQRLWIDQQDAQLVQPNTAVTFIQWGNLKITSIERSSDGLVTAIKAKLDLDNKDFKKTLKVTWLEETTKIPAMLVYFDNIIKKPVLGKDDDFKEFLNRDSKMVIEAFVDGDLSTLPKGRIIQIQRKGFFICDRSYDMSTINCSGKPGPIHLISIPDGSTDLNIFPKRVQDWKKKNIWVEPPPVQTLKNNNNASSLVELDSFIRKQGDVVRQLKQTKASKEQIKIEVDKLLLFKSQFKQQSGSDWNADWKPKSADNNPMASSGDDSSSVGDLDNKIRQQGDLVRKLKSEKADKKQIDEQVQLLLKLKAEFKQVTDSDWKLDSLQTKNCSSPSTATTSIDLDRQIREQGDKIRKMKAEKVEKSQLEKEIQILLKLKNDFKQQTGQDLKPDSTPSANQPSKSSPNKENKNPQKQQDAGSKTVKKQTRLGIETKKSDNYSEWYTEVITKAEMIEYYDVSGCYILRPWAYSIWESIQHYFDQRIKRLGVQNCYFPMFISKNALETEKTHIADFAPEVAWVTKSGSSDLAEPIAIRPTSETVMYPSYAKWIQSYRDLPIRLNQWCNVVRWEFKQPTPFLRTREFLWQEGHSAFATEQQALEEVYAILDFYADIYQELLAIPVIKGRKTEKEKFAGGQMTTTCEAYVHVNGRGIQGATSHYLGQNFSKMFNIEFEDPDKPGQKCYAHQNSWGISTRTIGALIMIHGDDKGLVLPPRVACKQVVIVPCGITASTTTEEKEKLLYTCRTVGDKLINGKDIRVELDDKEHHSPGWKFNHWELKGVPVRIELGPKDLQQEKFITVRRDTGVKYAYNISEADVVIPELLERIQKDMFERAQKLLLDNMCVTDSWSTFLERLECKSIIQSPFCGRQECEDQIKKDSAKEDVAEQGGGPLMGAKSLCIPLHQPHTLASDQLCIHPQCKQMAKFYTLFGRSY
- the LOC124497332 gene encoding uncharacterized protein LOC124497332, whose amino-acid sequence is MLRISRFYYRLIHYIIIIASMSLLFLFVYYSNQLYDLEETQKNYVKRIIQLSIADPKKQSSLMLNVNDIHQQLLQIYHQRSLFLISPNTSVRLSSSSSSFQQFWTLANNFNLSFRSFEGWKNSNSFVIQIEQDFPQSFFGKILDYHLNVVSRIDQILRLNYPQNFTMDYSINQRRQQGWTTNLKLAEFHSITYLNFGGTICDSKSLGLDLSALIFVITAPNDFLLRTHIRQTWAKKFIENTQQIRLYFAIGHSKYPAHQAMIEQEYSLYHDLIQWPFIESYRRLTIKSLAIARWASIYCPLIQNIYKVDGDSLVNYENFLKFISKIMQNKNRILDNYYPKLSVYGNIRASSRAIRFWSKFATSFEDYPYVYYPKYTDANWMLSGLGNSLLTYATGVLDTMPALPWEDVFLTGLIPHRMIIKYRIKYEYHHFPGYNDRIKAENINLCYFKKSIIFTHKFNNENLPRVWKPVFTVDCSKPGLTLNDTFSLGIFDGQIMQYTFSDSFAIYPIRNTDDFFHLANGKVTKFAQLYPVLMYDKDFKVILEKGGEENRISFCVQQSLMEALYIFHVIFKSTHEIVIQSSTGNNYYFIAEELTNEYKHDKIISIWTADNDASIIINQINFLIITIDEKKNQTFVFDSLYLNRKPYGMLCFVEDSYRSKIRLQSIDGNVTCHSTASIMSTIDFAYMAYGYVYLGSILTQNLYHFDQSLFYAPNIVTDFLIKNFKDIFTCTESDEFQNQDNNNVMASKKRITRPIIEEQSWLINFDYKILFIISIFVLTVFTVESVDCSQSGYSLDETLSMGIFENHIWQYTNKHSFAIYPYYRMKYLFGKDQRIYLVNGNATTAEVRLPNLWKDGTFQTSVSNDPSLQNIHLAAQKSDYNRPFIVVHMVDKLKHRVMLQDINEERSYNTRIRLQHSDDNEDCGSTFEMFSSIRFGFIVDNYVFLISSNNSNAYFFDISVFFNRNLEKQFATKPSAQLFICGQVPDQAEEYVTTPPQIDSDQKRITKPNIAIIPEGQSEGKSSILMILGILSAITILVVIGVVIYGSFWLYPKQKLKKQQQTTSTIQDSTDAPLSSQLSSDSSMETPTTMTQKSKFGASTGRTLTSKSSISSEKRQSLIAKSKASSLGRKSSSSPSKRNMRSMSSG